In Luteolibacter sp. Y139, a genomic segment contains:
- a CDS encoding VanZ family protein, producing MRRAFLPILPLALLLLIAGTWLAWQHRFEIDPSYPHLSLDDLVRDAVPDPGVTIQRNPAGNTEVTLTAGNPSSAVVQLLPLPLPGKVEFLMFDFAVKAEGLVPGPSPWSDGRVMIEWHPAHHRMEAQYLVSSRGNDAAENPCVVDDSPHGPAVPVLRLEHLGSSGSFHLKHCRIDVVRETAWWRIGHWVLLAGWFAWAAVVATWGRTSGLGASLLAAALWVFCVTQWAVPGPWGSIRPLAPLFAISEPAGRAVLSAPAVPPAAKPPASTATPPAQVPKSLGELPFGGSLLLEIKDRIKQARPLFHTLLFLGPTLVLVFLIGRWKSAVFAALLAGAIEWSQYLFGFGFDESDLFDLSFDALGVVLAILVHSRLSRWWRERKVASELAAAGDASASQAT from the coding sequence GTGCGCCGCGCGTTCCTCCCGATCCTGCCGCTCGCCTTGCTCCTGCTCATCGCAGGGACGTGGCTGGCGTGGCAGCATCGGTTCGAGATCGATCCCTCCTACCCACACCTGTCGCTGGATGATCTGGTACGGGATGCGGTGCCGGATCCCGGGGTCACGATTCAACGGAATCCGGCGGGGAACACCGAGGTCACCTTAACGGCCGGCAATCCATCGAGCGCCGTCGTTCAGCTGTTGCCGCTTCCCCTGCCGGGAAAGGTGGAGTTCCTGATGTTCGACTTTGCGGTGAAGGCGGAGGGGCTGGTTCCGGGGCCTTCGCCATGGTCGGACGGGCGGGTGATGATCGAGTGGCATCCGGCGCATCACCGGATGGAGGCCCAGTATCTGGTGTCGAGCCGTGGCAACGATGCTGCCGAAAACCCATGTGTGGTGGATGATTCTCCTCATGGTCCGGCGGTGCCGGTACTTCGCCTGGAGCACTTGGGGAGTTCCGGGTCCTTTCACTTGAAGCATTGCCGCATCGATGTCGTCCGTGAGACGGCGTGGTGGCGGATCGGCCACTGGGTGCTGCTCGCAGGATGGTTTGCGTGGGCGGCCGTGGTCGCCACATGGGGACGCACCTCCGGCCTCGGTGCGTCGCTGCTGGCTGCGGCGCTCTGGGTTTTCTGCGTGACCCAATGGGCGGTCCCCGGCCCGTGGGGATCGATCCGCCCGCTGGCGCCCTTGTTCGCCATCAGCGAACCTGCAGGGCGAGCCGTCTTGTCGGCACCGGCTGTTCCTCCGGCGGCCAAGCCACCGGCCTCAACTGCCACGCCGCCCGCTCAGGTGCCGAAATCGCTGGGCGAATTGCCGTTCGGCGGCAGCTTGCTGTTAGAGATCAAGGACCGCATCAAACAGGCGCGGCCGTTGTTTCACACGCTGCTCTTTCTCGGCCCCACGCTGGTGCTCGTCTTCCTGATTGGTCGATGGAAGAGCGCGGTGTTCGCAGCGCTATTGGCCGGGGCGATCGAGTGGTCGCAGTATCTCTTCGGCTTCGGCTTCGATGAGTCGGACTTGTTCGACCTTTCCTTCGATGCCTTGGGGGTGGTGCTGGCGATACTCGTGCACTCGCGCCTTTCGCGGTGGTGGCGGGAGCGCAAGGTGGCCAGCGAGCTAGCTGCAGCGGGAGATGCGTCAGCCAGCCAAGCGACCTAG
- a CDS encoding glycosyltransferase, translating into MNPVLTTPRVAVVFACYNRRDTALECVKRLRAQSRQPDRVIVADNASTDGSAAALNGLCWDALEILDIGDNLGNAGGVQAAMEHAFAHGMDAVWILDDDSWPRPDALEEMLRSPWRDDALIHPLQEDPATGRFTWPLQVVAEDGSVSLAHTRDELPDRPLVRSRGVWTGAMIPKKVREAAGPVKGELFIRGEDEEYPWRIEKAGFPTYAVTAAVMDHPGPKDLVQWRFLGRSLFLERGLADWKLHYKVRNMVWLKRQQAGATGALTMALAYALCVASVDGPARLPLVWRAFLDGWQGKLGRLAG; encoded by the coding sequence ATGAACCCGGTTCTAACAACTCCGCGCGTCGCGGTCGTGTTCGCCTGCTACAACCGGCGCGACACCGCGCTCGAATGCGTGAAGCGATTGCGCGCCCAATCACGCCAACCCGACCGCGTGATCGTGGCTGACAACGCATCGACCGACGGTTCAGCCGCTGCCTTGAACGGGCTCTGCTGGGATGCCCTCGAAATCCTCGATATCGGCGACAACCTCGGCAATGCCGGCGGCGTGCAAGCAGCGATGGAGCATGCCTTCGCCCATGGCATGGATGCCGTATGGATCCTCGATGACGACTCGTGGCCGCGTCCGGATGCCTTGGAAGAAATGCTGCGCTCGCCGTGGCGCGACGATGCCCTGATTCATCCGCTCCAGGAAGACCCCGCCACCGGACGCTTCACCTGGCCACTGCAAGTCGTGGCCGAAGACGGCTCGGTATCGCTCGCTCACACCCGCGACGAACTCCCCGATCGACCACTCGTCCGCAGCCGCGGCGTGTGGACCGGCGCGATGATCCCGAAGAAAGTCCGCGAAGCCGCCGGGCCGGTGAAGGGCGAGCTCTTCATCCGCGGTGAGGACGAGGAATACCCCTGGCGAATCGAAAAGGCCGGCTTTCCGACCTACGCCGTCACCGCCGCGGTGATGGACCATCCCGGCCCGAAGGACCTCGTGCAGTGGCGCTTCCTCGGCCGCAGCCTCTTTCTCGAACGCGGCTTGGCCGACTGGAAGCTGCACTACAAGGTGCGCAACATGGTCTGGCTGAAACGCCAACAGGCCGGCGCCACAGGCGCGCTCACGATGGCCCTCGCCTACGCGCTTTGCGTTGCCAGCGTAGACGGTCCCGCACGACTGCCATTGGTGTGGCGCGCTTTCCTCGATGGATGGCAGGGCAAGCTAGGTCGCTTGGCTGGCTGA
- a CDS encoding glycosyltransferase family 2 protein, producing the protein MDFTIITPNLNYGRFLGDCLASVAAQEGVTLEHLVFDGGSTDDSAAVASRFPHVQWSVEKDNGMSQAINRGFDAAQGDWVMWLNADDRLKPGALLEIVAKLRTSTADIVYGDFDLIDESGSHLRTVRLPGWSPFVHVHHHCYIGSTAAFYRRSSVIAAGHRLREDFRYVMDGEFYARLHAAGLRFEHVPVTVADFRLHGSNASMRHLGKTRDLDTILQAERQHVESRAIRRAYGTTLFDDPYLNGLIDGVLWIAARSWKVALRTLGK; encoded by the coding sequence ATGGACTTCACCATCATCACGCCAAACCTGAACTACGGTCGCTTCCTCGGCGACTGCCTGGCCAGCGTGGCCGCTCAGGAAGGCGTGACCCTCGAGCATCTCGTCTTCGATGGCGGCTCCACCGATGACAGCGCCGCAGTGGCCTCGCGCTTTCCTCATGTCCAGTGGTCGGTCGAGAAGGACAACGGCATGTCGCAGGCGATCAATCGCGGCTTCGACGCTGCCCAAGGCGATTGGGTCATGTGGCTGAATGCCGATGACCGGCTGAAGCCAGGCGCCTTGTTAGAAATAGTCGCGAAGTTGCGCACAAGCACAGCCGACATCGTCTATGGCGACTTCGATTTAATCGATGAATCCGGCAGCCATCTGCGAACCGTCCGCCTGCCGGGCTGGTCACCCTTCGTTCACGTTCACCACCACTGCTACATCGGCTCGACTGCGGCCTTCTACCGCCGCTCCTCCGTGATTGCGGCAGGGCACCGGTTGCGTGAGGACTTCCGCTACGTGATGGACGGCGAATTCTACGCTCGCCTTCATGCCGCAGGACTGCGGTTCGAACACGTGCCGGTGACCGTGGCGGACTTCCGCCTGCACGGCAGCAATGCCTCCATGCGCCATCTCGGCAAAACCCGCGATCTCGACACGATCCTCCAGGCGGAACGCCAGCACGTGGAGTCGCGTGCGATCCGCCGCGCCTACGGCACCACGCTTTTCGACGACCCCTATCTGAATGGCCTGATCGATGGCGTCTTGTGGATCGCCGCGCGCAGCTGGAAGGTCGCCTTGCGCACTTTGGGAAAATGA